From one Sardina pilchardus chromosome 6, fSarPil1.1, whole genome shotgun sequence genomic stretch:
- the LOC134082429 gene encoding piggyBac transposable element-derived protein 4-like isoform X1, which translates to MVRTRRSGRVEPDTKEQVCSDDTQPSQVKDADQPKDCKMVTQRRTRRRGRVEPDEKEQVCSEGAQSSQVKDADQPDEDDHDTDELDEEASSESSTEGEDGSRPPKRRRRSSPQAAQPTQSWRTEEDSDEAPPELAFHPARTPGAQMSSADTHTPLDLFKLFFTEEAVKTLCDNTNKQAAITIANGAKYKWTDVGVSEFYKFIGLIFYMSVIKLEHIEDYWRLKNIFSIPFPATVMARQRYRSISANIKMSDPHKDQENDKKSGTPEHDSLFQARPLLDTIRNACKALYHPHKNLAMHDRVSGSNHFRLFVLADAGNGYIVDLAVFTGKHSRHMGRKVSCDAVLSLVDHSVLGSGYHVYMDIFFTSPKLFRALHGRNMGACGMHSYGIKNCPRSISNALTKSSGRGAIRWIRDGPLLFVKWMDAGEVCVCSTIHTAYTGDTVQRTVRSRKGASTTKTYPCPSPVVDYHKHMGAVGVSDFATLHKTLDQNRKLFFHFLDMAARNACIIYNELVTQRQQTPLSYKAFLKELTVQLCEVSNKRTHHKQVSSDHVPVPVVEPRPDGKPHPTHGRQICALGRKSRGKRHHTAWKCKGCGVPLCLKLDRNCFEEWHKST; encoded by the exons ATGGTGAGGACAAGACGGAGCGGCCGTGTGGAACCGGACACGAAGGAGCAGGTCTGCAGTGATGACACCCAGCCCTCACAGGTCAAGGATGCTGACCAGCCCAAAGA TTGTAAGATGGTGACGCAAAGGAGGACAAGACGCAGGGGTCGTGTGGAACCGGACGAGAAGGAGCAGGTCTGCAGTGAAGGCGCCCAGTCCTCACAGGTCAAGGATGCTGACCAGCCCGACGA AGATGACCATGATACTGATGAGCTGGATGAAGAGGCCAGTTCTGAGTCCAGTACCGAGGGAGAGGACGGCTCACGACCTCCAAAGAGACGCAGGCGGAGCAGTCCACAGGCAGCCCAGCCGACCCAGTcatggaggacagaggaggacagCGATGAGGCTCCACCTGAACTGGCGTTCCACCCTGCAAGGACACCTGGTGCCCAGATGAGCtcagcggacacacacaccccacttgACCTGTTTAAACTCTTCTTCACTGAGGAGGCTGTCAAAACTTTGTGTGACAACACTAACAAACAGGCTGCAATTACCATTGCAAACGGCGCCAAGTACAAGTGGACTGATGTTGGCGTCAGTGAGTTTTACAAATTCATAGGACTGATTTTCTACATGTCTGTAATAAAACTGGAACATATCGAAGATTACTGGCGGCTGAAAAATATCTTCTCCATACCATTCCCAGCCACAGTGATGGCTAGACAGAGGTATAGAAGTATCTCCGCGAATATTAAAATGAGTGATCCACACAAGGACCAGGAGAACGACAAGAAGAGTGGAACACCAGAACACGACAGCCTGTTCCAAGCTAGACCTCTGCTGGACACGATCCGGAACGCCTGCAAAGCCCTCTACCACCCTCACAAGAACCTCGCTATGCATGACCGCGTTTCAGGAAGCAACCACTTCAGGTTATTTGTGCTTGCCGATGCAGGCAACGGATACATAGTAGATCTTGCTGTGTTTACAGGAAAGCACAGCCGACACATGGGGCGAAAAGTTTCGTGTGACGCTGTGCTGTCACTTGTGGACCATTCCGTCTTGGGTTCTGGCTatcacgtttacatggacatctTCTTCACAAGCCCAAAGCTCTTCAGGGCCTTGCATGGGCGAAACATGGGTGCTTGTGGTATGCACAGTTATGGAATAAAGAACTGTCCCCGGAGTATATCTAACGCCCTGACCAAGAGTTCGGGCAGAGGAGCGATCAGATGGATCAGGGACGGCCCTCTGCTGTTTGTGAAGTGGATGGAcgcaggagaagtgtgtgtctgctccacGATACACACCGCCTACACTGGGGACACCGTGCAGCGGACCGTGAGGTCAAGAAAAGGTGCGTCCACAACCAAGACTTACCCGTGCCCCTCACCTGTAGTGGACTACCACAAGCACATGGGCGCCGTTGGTGTGTCAGACTTCGCAACACTGCACAAAACCTTAGATCAGAACAGGAAGTTGTTCTTCCACTTCCTGGACATGGCGGCCAGGAACGCATGCATCATCTACAACGAGCTGGTCACTCAGCGGCAGCAGACGCCGCTGTCCTACAAGGCCTTCCTGAAGGAGCTGACCGTGCAGCTGTGTGAGGTGTCCAACAAGAGGACTCATCACAAGCAGGTCAGCAGTGACCACGTGCCTGTTCCCGTGGTGGAGCCGCGTCCCGACGGCAAGCCTCACCCGACACACGGCCGCCAGATCTGTGCACTGGGCAGGAAGAGCCGGGGCAAGAGGCACCACACCGCATGGAAGTGCAAGGGCTGCGGGGTTCCCCTCTGCCTCAAGCTGGACAGGAACTGTTTTGAGGAATGGCACAAATCCacttga
- the LOC134082429 gene encoding piggyBac transposable element-derived protein 4-like isoform X2, with product MVRTRRSGRVEPDTKEQVCSDDTQPSQVKDADQPKDCKMVKQRRTRCRGRVELEKEQVCSEDAQSSQVKDADQPDEDDHDTDELDEEASSESSTEGEDGSRPSKRHRRSSAQAAQPTQSWRTEEDSDEAPPELAFHPARTPGAQMSSADTHTPLDLFKLFFTEEAVKTLCDNTNKQVAIHVAKGAKYKWTNIGVSEMYKFMGLIFYMSVIKLDHVTAYWRQNSIFCVPFPATVMARERCRCIAGNIKMSDPHKDQENDKKSGTPEHDSLFQARPLLDTIRNACKALYHPHKNLAMHDRVSGSNHFRLFVLADAGNGYIVDLAVFTGKHSRHMGRKVSCDAVLSLVDHSVLGSGYHVYMDIFFTSPKLFRALHGRNMGACGMHSYGIKNCPRSISNALTKSSGRGAIRWIRDGPLLFVKWMDAGEVCVCSTIHSAYAGDTVQRTVRSRKGASTTKTYPCPSPVVDYHKHMGGVGVSEPLSQDFATQHRNGDWSRKLFFHFLDMAARNACIIYNELVTQRQQTPLSYKAFLKELTVQLCEVSNKRTHHKQVSSDHVPVPVDKSPDARRQPTQGCVLCTKNKGKRHLTAWKCKGCDVALCLQFNRNCFEEWHKPT from the exons ATGGTGAGGACAAGACGGAGCGGCCGTGTGGAACCGGACACGAAGGAGCAGGTCTGCAGTGATGACACCCAGCCCTCACAGGTCAAGGATGCTGACCAGCCCAAAGA TTGTAAGATGGTGAAGCAAAGGAGGACAAGATGCAGGGGTCGTGTGGAACTGGAGAAGGAGCAGGTCTGCAGTGAAGACGCCCAGTCCTCACAGGTCAAGGATGCTGACCAGCCCGATGA AGATGACCATGATACTGATGAGCTGGATGAAGAGGCCAGTTCTGAGTCCAGTACCGAGGGAGAGGACGGCTCACGACCATCAAAGAGACACAGGCGGAGCAGTGCACAGGCAGCCCAGCCGACCCAGTcatggaggacagaggaggacagCGATGAGGCTCCACCTGAACTGGCGTTCCACCCTGCAAGGACTCCTGGTGCCCAGATGAGCtcagcggacacacacaccccacttgACCTGTTTAAACTCTTCTTCACTGAGGAGGCTGTCAAGACTTTGTGTGACAACACTAACAAACAGGTAGCAATTCATGTTGCCAAAGGCGCCAAGTACAAGTGGACTAATATTGGCGTCAGCGAGATGTACAAATTCATGGGACTGATTTTCTACATGTCTGTAATAAAACTGGACCATGTGACCGCTTACTGGCGGCAGAATAGCATCTTCTGCGTCCCGTTCCCAGCCACGGTGATGGCAAGAGAGAGGTGTAGATGCATCGCCGGGAATATTAAAATGAGTGATCCACACAAGGACCAGGAGAACGACAAGAAGAGTGGAACACCAGAACACGACAGCCTGTTCCAAGCTAGACCTCTGCTGGACACGATCCGGAACGCCTGCAAAGCCCTCTACCACCCTCACAAGAACCTCGCTATGCATGACCGCGTTTCAGGAAGCAACCACTTCAGGTTATTTGTGCTTGCCGATGCAGGCAACGGATACATAGTAGATCTTGCTGTGTTTACAGGAAAGCACAGCCGACACATGGGGCGAAAAGTTTCGTGTGACGCTGTGCTGTCACTTGTGGACCATTCCGTCTTGGGTTCTGGCTatcacgtttacatggacatctTCTTCACAAGCCCAAAGCTCTTCAGGGCCTTGCATGGGCGAAACATGGGTGCTTGTGGTATGCACAGTTATGGAATAAAGAACTGTCCCCGGAGTATATCTAACGCCCTGACCAAGAGTTCGGGCAGAGGAGCGATCAGATGGATCAGGGACGGCCCTCTGCTGTTTGTGAAGTGGATGGAcgcaggagaagtgtgtgtctgctccacGATACACAGCGCATACGCTGGGGACACGGTGCAGCGGACCGTGAGGTCAAGAAAAGGTGCGTCCACAACCAAGACTTACCCGTGCCCCTCACCTGTTGTGGACTACCACAAGCACATGGGCGGCGTTGGTGTGTCAGAGCCACTGAGTCAGGACTTCGCAACGCAGCATAGAAACGGGGATTGGAGCAGGAAGTTGTTCTTCCACTTCCTGGACATGGCGGCCAGGAACGCATGCATCATCTACAACGAGCTGGTCACTCAGCGGCAGCAGACGCCGCTGTCCTACAAGGCCTTCCTGAAGGAGCTGACCGTGCAGCTGTGTGAGGTGTCCAACAAGAGGACTCATCACAAGCAGGTCAGCAGTGACCACGTGCCTGTTCCAGTGGACAAAAGTCCCGACGCCAGGCGTCAACCTacacagggctgtgtgctgtgcaccaAGAACAAAGGCAAGAGACACCTCACCGCATGGAAGTGCAAGGGCTGTGATGTTGCCCTCTGCCTGCAGTTTAACAGGAACTGTTTTGAGGAATGGCATAAACCTACTTGA
- the LOC134082430 gene encoding piggyBac transposable element-derived protein 4-like has product MERKKLAKDRAGPLQTHSMKDWSKDVSTQSLDSDDYGSDDDLYYSKRLDPAEDELNEDDSDTVDKMSSAEYSGEDELRSPPSSKRRRCSSARAAKPTPPWNTGKDVDTDPPEQRFYPLRTPGVQMSFTDTHTPLDLFKLFFSERAVKTVCDNTNKQAASNVAKGSTYKWVDVGVHEFFNYIGLIFYMATIKLDEIKDFWLQDDIFSIPFPATVMTWDRYSSITWNVKMSDPHKDQENNKRKGTPGYDSLFQAKPLLDTIRNACKAFYHPHRNLVMHDGVTTTKSFKFFILADASNGYAVDFAVYTRKSDFLTGEGLSYDSVMSLMNRSYLGSGYHLYTDSFYTSPKLFRDLLGQNFGACGLYREHRKNCPRSTSNALDKSSSKAAIRWIRDGPLVFVKWMDRKEVSICSTIHPAYSGEKVQGWVKPKTGGSMPKLYPCPSSVVDYNRYSSGVEVPYQLIQYYSTQHNEMRWYTKLFLYFLDIAAMNAYTLHKEMMAQRQKTTLTHKAFMEELTAQLCGVSSKVSLKREGCEHVPVPVAAPRPDASKRAASAHMACLMCKIDNRKQSTPWKCKVCDVALCLKMDRNCFEKWHK; this is encoded by the exons ATGGAGAGGAAAAAGCTGGCTAAAGACCGCGCTGGACCACTGCAAACGCACAGCATGAAAGATTGGAGTAAAGATGTTTCTACACAATCCTTAGACTCGGACGACTATGGAAGTGATGATGACCTCTACTATTCGAAACGACTCGATCCGGCTGAAGATGAGCT AAATGAAGACGattcagatacagtagataagatGTCAAGTGCCGAATACAGCGGAGAGGATGAACTCCGTAGTCCCCCATCATCAAAGAGACGCAGGTGTAGCAGTGCACGAGCAGCCAAACCAACGCCGCCGTGGAACACGGGGAAAGATGTGGATACGGATCCACCAGAGCAGCGATTCTACCCTTTACGGACCCCGGGTGTTCAGATGAGtttcaccgacacacacaccccactggaCTTATTCAAGCTCTTCTTCTCCGAGAGGGCCGTCAAAACTGTGTGTGACAACACTAATAAGCAAGCTGCCAGTAACGTTGCAAAAGGATCCACATACAAATGGGTTGACGTCGGCGTTCATGAGTTCTTCAATTATATCGGACTGATTTTTTACATGGCCACAATCAAGCTGGACGAGATCAAAGATTTTTGGCTGCAAGATGACATCTTCTCCATCCCATTCCCAGCCACTGTGATGACCTGGGACAGATACAGCTCAATCACCTGGAACGTCAAAATGAGCGATCCACACAAGGACCAGGAAAACAACAAAAGGAAGGGAACACCAGGATACGATAGCCTGTTCCAAGCAAAACCTCTGCTGGACACGATCCGGAACGCCTGCAAAGCCTTCTATCACCCTCACAGGAATCTAGTAATGCATGATGGAGTGACTACAACCAAGAGCTTTAAGTTCTTTATCCTCGCCGATGCAAGCAATGGCTATGCTGTAGATTTTGCTGTTTATACGAGAAAGAGCGACTTCTTAACAGGAGAAGGGCTGTCCTATGACTCTGTGATGTCACTCATGAACCGTTCCTACTTGGGTTCTGGGTATCATTTGTACACAGACAGTTTCTACACAAGCCCGAAGCTCTTCAGAGACTTGCTGGGACAAAACTTTGGTGCTTGTGGTCTGTACAGAGAGCACAGAAAGAACTGCCCTCGCAGCACGTCTAATGCACTGGACAAGAGCTCCAGCAAAGCCGCCATCAGATGGATCAGGGACGGGCCACTGGTGTTTGTGAAGTGGATGGACAGGAAAGAGGTGTCCATCTGCTCCACGATCCATCCAGCCTACTCGGGGGAGAAAGTACAGGGGTGGGTGAAGCCGAAGACTGGAGGCTCGATGCCCAAGCTGTACCCATGCCCCTCATCTGTTGTAGACTACAACAGGTATTCGAGCGGTGTTGAGGTTCCATACCAGCTGATCCAGTATTACTCGACACAGCATAACGAGATGAGATGGTACACCAAGTTGTTTTTGTACTTCCTGGATATCGCTGCAATGAACGCATATACCCTCCATAAAGAAATGATGGCCCAGCGACAGAAGACAACGCTGACCCACAAGGCCTTCATGGAGGAGCTGACTGCACAGCTTTGTGGGGTGTCGAGCAAGGTCTCCCTGAAACGTGAAGGCTGTGAGCATGTGCCTGTTCCAGTGGCCGCTCCCCGTCCTGATGCCAGCAAGCGAGCTGCCTCTGCCCACATGGCCTGCCTGATGTGCAAGATTGATAACAGGAAGCAGAGCACGCCATGGAAGTGCAAGGTTTGTGACGTTGCCCTCTGCCTGAAGATGGACAGGAACTGTTTTGAAAAATGGCACAAATGA